Part of the Cyanobacteriota bacterium genome is shown below.
CATCGCCAATGGCAGCCTTAGAAAGGCCCCGATTGTAGTAGGCATCGGCATAATTAGGTCGCAGGCGAATGGCTTGGTCATAGTCAGCGATCGCCCCTCGGTTATCACCACTCTGTTGCTTGTTAAAAGCTTGCCGGAAGTAATCTTCAGCACTGAGAGACTGGACTAGCAGCAGAGTTGAGCTGTGCTTGGAAGCAGGAGCATTATAGGCAACAGCTCCCAGTGCATAGGTGAAAATGAACGAAGTTGTGACGACACCTGAAAGCACAGCAAACCATGGTGATGGTTTTTGCAATCGTGGGGCGTGATCACGGGTATTAGCTGGTATCAATGGTGACATACTCATTATATTGTTGTTAAGTGTCATGGTAATCTGAGTAGTTGACGGCAATGTAATTAGCTAGTGCCAACTCACTAAAGGGCAGATCGCTTAGCAGGTGTCAGCCTATCAACTAAGTTCTCATCCATCTACTGGATGATTCGACTCATACCAAGATAACTCACAACTCATCTCTCCTGCTGTAGAGATACCTCCATAATCTGCTGCCAGACTCCAGTTCGGAATTGGGGCTGTATATGCTGGATTCCTAAAGCTGGACTTAACCATTCAGGGACTGACTACGCCTTTTCGTGCAGATAGGCGATCGCATGACGAGACACGAGCACAATCTTACCAGCAGCATCTGCTACGCCAATATACAGAGGATCTTGCCAGCGAATTTGACCCGTCAGCTTTTCATTGGTTGTAAGCTGAAACTCAATATCTTTTTTCTCACGGATATAACCGCCAATGATGCGAACACTTGGCAGGGCTGTATCTAGTTCTACGCTCATCTGTTTTCACCGTAAATCTCTATGACCATTGAGTTTAGCAAGTATCAGGGACTCGGCAATGATTTCATTCTGATCGACAATCGCTATCAGGCAACTCCTTGTCTCACTCCTGAGCAAGCCACAGCCCTGTGCGATCGCCATTTTGGCATTGGC
Proteins encoded:
- a CDS encoding tetratricopeptide repeat protein translates to MSMSPLIPANTRDHAPRLQKPSPWFAVLSGVVTTSFIFTYALGAVAYNAPASKHSSTLLLVQSLSAEDYFRQAFNKQQSGDNRGAIADYDQAIRLRPNYADAYYNRGLSKAAIGD
- a CDS encoding RNA-binding protein hfq, with the translated sequence MSVELDTALPSVRIIGGYIREKKDIEFQLTTNEKLTGQIRWQDPLYIGVADAAGKIVLVSRHAIAYLHEKA